The Sylvia atricapilla isolate bSylAtr1 chromosome 13, bSylAtr1.pri, whole genome shotgun sequence genome includes a region encoding these proteins:
- the SKOR1 gene encoding SKI family transcriptional corepressor 1 encodes MEAIASQMGNGRDASSSPNSKQELQPYQGSNTLKPNQVGETSLYGVPIVSLVIDGQERLCLAQISNTLLKNYSYNEIHNRRVALGITCVQCTPVQLEILRRAGAMPISSRRCGMITKREAERLCKSFLGEHKPPKLPENFAFDVVHECAWGSRGSFIPARYNSSRAKCIKCSYCSMYFSPNKFIFHSHRTPDSKYTQPDAANFNSWRRHLKLSDKTATEELSHAWEDVKAMFNGGTRKRTFSLQGAAAGGPGAGSPAAKAALHPPPPAGPELAPAHKSLRCGGQEAAGERGALGLAAAHGGAAGAHGGAGAVRSYPVIPVPSKGFGMLQKLPPPLFPHPYGFPAAAFGLCPKKQEEALGGAGGGEAGKGGALPPGMFWGPPHPHPHQPAQPPHQPGAAKDGGVYPSFPVFWPAAGSLPVPPYPAQSPAKAAATAVVVAAAAAAAAAAAEPGGRHGEPEGSEPSGSGRSSATPQEGAGAEAERCPSALSRAAGDEERSGDEALLAPLPLPRKGSYLSAFRPVVKDAESIAKLYGTREAFGGAGPRGPGYLSPDFLSEGSSSYRSLSPGGDTAEEPEVDVESNRFPEDEEDEAAAEGREPPRLPAGPEEPPAAGPEGHGEKAAEAAAQEGGRGPDGSPERGGGGGAYEVFAPERGEHLQPLKPAASLGAPAAFLCSPEAKEQDKEDNHSAAEDLESRKSYQDQRNVSHPSPVNPDRGDEGLPMDVTGTPLLEKDIENLARDELQKLVLEQMELRKKLERDFQSLKDNFQDQMKRELAYREEMVQQLQIVRDTLCNELDQERKARYAIQQKLKEAHDALHHFSCKMLTPRHCTGNCSFKPPLLPQ; translated from the exons ATGGAGGCGATCGCCAGTCAGATGGGAAATGGGAGAGATGCAAGCTCCTCCCCAAATTCAAAGCAAGAGCTGCAGCCGTACCAGGGCTCCAATACCCTCAAGCCCAACCAAGTGGGTGAGACCTCCCTGTACGGCGTGCCCATCGTGTCCCTGGTCATCGACGGGCAGGAGCGGCTGTGCCTGGCGCAGATCTCCAACACGCTGCTCAAGAACTACAGCTACAATGAGATCCACAACCGCCGCGTGGCCCTGGGCATCACCTGCGTGCAGTGCACGCCGGTGCAGCTGGAGATCCTGCGGCGGGCCGGGGCCATGCCCATCTCCTCCCGCCGCTGCGGCATGATCACCAAGAGGGAGGCGGAGCGGCTCTGCAAGTCCTTCCTGGGCGAGCACAAGCCGCCCAAGCTGCCCGAGAACTTCGCCTTCGACGTGGTGCACGAGTGCGCCTGGGGCTCCCGGGGCAGCTTCATCCCGGCGCGCTACAACAGCTCCCGCGCCAAGTGCATCAAGTGCAGCTACTGCAGCATGTACTTCTCGCCCAACAAGTTCATCTTCCACTCGCACCGCACCCCGGACTCCAAGTACACCCAGCCCGACGCCGCCAACTTCAACTCCTGGCGCCGTCACCTCAAGCTCAGCGACAAGACGGCCACCGAGGAGCTGTCGCACGCCTGGGAGGATGTCAAGGCCATGTTCAACGGCGGCACCCGCAAGCGGACCTTCTCCCTGCAAGGGGCGGCCGccggcgggcccggggccggcTCCCCCGCCGCCAAGGCCGCCCTGcacccgccgccgcccgccggcccCGAGCTGGCCCCGGCGCACAAGAGCCTCCGGTGCGGCGGGCAGGAGGCGGCGGGCGAGCGCGGCGCGCTGGGGCTGGCGGCGGCgcacggcggggccgcgggagcgcacggcggggcgggcgcggtGCGCAGCTACCCGGTGATCCCGGTGCCCAGCAAGGGCTTCGGGATGCTGCAGAAGCTGCCGCCGCCGCTCTTCCCTCACCCTTACGGCTTCCCCGCCGCCGCCTTCGGACTGTGCCCCAAGAAGCAGGAGGAGGCGCTgggcggcgcggggggcggcgAGGCGGGCAAAGGCGGCGCGCTGCCCCCCGGCATGTTCTGGGGACCCCCGCACCCGCACCCGCACCAGCCGGCGCAGCCGCCGCACCAGCCCGGCGCCGCCAAGGACGGCGGCGTGTACCCCTCGTTCCCGGTGTTCTGGCCGGCCGCCGGCAGCCTGCCCGTGCCGCCGTACCCCGCGCAGAGCCCGGCCAAGGCGGCGGCCACGGCCGTGgtggtggcggcggcggcggcggcggcggcggcggcggcggagccgggGGGGCGGCACGGCGAGCCGGAGGGCTCCGAGCCCTCGGGCAGCGGCCGCAGCAGCGCGACCCCTCAGGAGGGCGCGGGGGCCGAGGCCGAGCGCTGCCCCAGCGCGCTGTCGCGGGCGGCGGGCGACGAGGAGCGCTCCGGGGACGAGGCGCTGCTGGCGCCGCTGCCGCTGCCCAGGAAGGGCAGTTACCTGTCCGCCTTCCGGCCCGTGGTGAAGGACGCCGAGAGCATCGCCAAGCTCTACGGCACCCGCGAGGCGTTCGGCGGCGCggggccccgcggccccggctACCTGTCGCCGGACTTCCTGAGCGAGGGCAGCTCCAGCTACCGCTCGCTGTCCCCCGGCGGCGACACGGCCGAGGAGCCCGAGGTGGACGTGGAGTCCAACCGCTTCCCGGAGGACGAGGAGGACGAAGCGGCCGCCGAgggccgggagccgccgcggcTGCCGGCGGGGCCCGAGGAGCCGCCGGCCGCCGGCCCCGAGGGGCACGGGGAGAAggcggccgaggcggcggcgCAGGAGGGCGGCCGGGGCCCCGACGGCAGCCccgagcgcggcggcggcggcggcgcctaCGAG GTGTTCGCGCCGGAGAGGGGGGAGCACCTGCAGCCGCTGAAGCCCGCAGCGTCGCTGGGAGCCCCCGCCGCCTTCCTGTGCAGCCCCGAGGCCAAGG AGCAAGATAAAGAAGACAATCACTCCGCGGCCGAGGATTTGGAGAGCAGAAAATCCTATCAGGACCAAAGGAATGTCTCTCATCCCAGCCCCGTAAATCCCGACAGAG GCGACGAAGGGCTGCCCATGGATGTCACCGGCACGCCGCTGCTGGAAAAGGACATCGAGAACCTGGCCCGAG ACGAATTACAAAAATTGGTGCTGGAGCAAATGGAGCTGAGgaaaaagctggagagggacttccAGAGCCTGAAAG ATAACTTCCAGGACCAGATGAAACGGGAGCTGGCGTACCGCGAGGAGatggtgcagcagctgcagatcGTCCGAG ACACGCTGTGCAACGAGCTGGACCAGGAGAGGAAAGCGCGCTACGCCATCCAGCAGAAACTGAAAG